A window of Streptomyces sp. NBC_01241 genomic DNA:
TGGCCGGGATGCCTGGCTCGATCCACTTGACGCCGGCGTCGATCATGGCGTTGAAGATTTCCAGCTTCTTCTTGGCCGACAGCGCCACTCCCGGCGTCTGCTCGCCGTCGCGCAGGGTGGTGTCCTCGATGATCAGGTCGTTGCGCATGCCGATGGTTACCTTCCAGAATCGGTGACGATGGAGGGCCGTTCACCCGTGCCGGGTGGTGCGGTGCTGGTTCTCGGGGCGGCGCAGGCCCAGCTTCTGGCGCAGGGTGCCGTCCCGGTAACCGGTCTTGAAGACGCCCTTGCGCTGCAGGCGAGGGAGGATGTGCTCGGAGAAGTCCGCCAGCCCCAGGGGCAGCAGCGGAGGCATGATGTTGAAGCCGTCGACGGCTCCGCTCTCGAACCAGCGCACCATGTCGTCGGCCACCTCGTCGTAGCTGCCGACCAGGGTGAGGTGCCCACGCGAGGTGGTCATCCGCTCGTAGAGCTGACGGACGTTCAGGCCGCTGTCGTAGGCGAGTCGTTCGATGAGTGCCCGGCGGCTTGTGTTGGCGTTGCTCGGAGGCAGGCGAGGCAGCGGACCCTCGATGTCACAGCCGGTCAGGTCGTAGCCGCCGACCAGGTCGGAAAGCATGCTCAGACCGAATTCGGGGCGGATCAGCGACTGCAGCTCCTCGACCTTCTCCCGGGCCTCGGCGTGGGTCCGCCCCGCGTACGTGGTCAGGCCCGGCAGGACGATGAGGCCCGGATTGAGCCGCGGATGGCGTGCCGCCCGCAGGTCCAGGTCCTTGGCGAAGGCCACCGCCGACTCGAGGTCGGACTGAGCGGTGAAGACCAACTCGGCGGTGCGGGCCGCGAGTTCCCGGCCGGTGTCCGAGGAGCCTGCCTGGACGATGACCGGGTGGCCCTGCGGCGGCCTGGGCACGTTGAGCTCCGCGTCGAGGGAGAAGAACTCGCCGCGGTGGTGCAGTGCGTGCCGCTTGGTGACGTCGTAGTAGATGCCGCTGGACTTGTCGGCCGGGAAGGCGTCGTCCTCCCAGGTGTCCCACAGCGCGCGGACGATGTCCACGAACTCCTCGGCGCGCCGGTAGCGGTCGGCGTGCTCGGGGTGCGCGGGCAGGCCGAGGTTGCCGGCGGCAGCCAGCTTGGAGGTTGTCACCAGGTTCCAGGCAGCTCGTCCGCCCGAGATGATGTCGAGACTGGCATACTCACGAGCTACGTTGTACGGCTCCTTGTACGTCGTCGACGAGGTCACCACCAGCCCGATGTGCTCGCTGGCCATGGCCAGCGCGCTCATCAGGGTGATTGGCTCGAAGGAGGTCACCCGGCCGCCGAAGCCCGCCTGGTCGTCGTTGAAGACGGCTGGGGCATCGGAGAGGAACATGACGTCGAAGAGGTGCTGCTCGGCGAGCCGGGTCAGCGCCGCGTAGTGGTCGATGTTCCGGGTGGCCGTGGTATCGGTGCTGGGGTGCCGCCATGAGGCGGCGTGGTGGCCGGTGCCGTACGAGACGTAGGCACCCATCACCATCTGTTCCCTGCGCTGTGCAGGCATGGGTGGCTCCTGTCGGCGTCGCCGCGTTGCAGGTCTCTGGCGGGCCGCTAGACGCGCGGAGCGCGCACGATCGGACGCTTGTCATCCGGCATCGTCAGCAGTTTGGAGGTGGCGATGCAGAGTTCCTCGGCCTCCAGGGCCCGACTGTTGTCGAGGATCCGGTGGCTGACCTCCTCCATCGCCTGCGTGGCGGCGCGGAGCATGTGGTTGGCGTAGATGATCAGGTTGAACCCGGCCGCGTGCAGCTCTTCCTCAGTCACGGTGGGGTAAGCCGTGGGGATGGCTATCAGCGGGGTCTTCGGGTGACGAGCCCGCAGCTCGCGGGCCAGGTCGAGGACCATGGTCTCGTCGGCGTCCCGGCTGTGGATCACCAGGCCGTCCGCGCCGGCTGCGACGTAGGCCGCCGCGCGGTCGAGGATCTCCTGCCGAGGCAGGCCGGTGATCAGCCCTTCGAGCCGGGCGATGATCATGAAGTGGCTGGTCAGCTGGGACGCCTTGCCGCGGCGGATCTTGTCGCAGAAGTCGTCGACCGGGGCCATGGTGTGGAGGTTCTCGCCGTCCAGCAGCGAGTTGCGCTTGTCGCCGCTCTTGTCCTCGATCACCACGGCGGAGACGCCGTGGCGCTCCATCGCACGCACCGCGTGCTCGAAGTGGTCGGTCTTGCCGCCGGTATCCCCGTCCATGACCAACGGCAGGCTGGTGACAGCGAAGATTTGGTCTATCCATGACAATCTGAGATGCAGGTCGAGCAACTCGGTGTCCGGAAGCCCGCGCAGCGCCGAGTCGGTCAGAGAGCTCGACCAGAACCCGTGGAAGGCTCGCTGCTCCGCACCCTTGCCGCGCGCATGCTCGGCGACGATGGCGGAGAGCGGGCTGTGCACCTCGAAGATGCGCACCACCCCGTCTTCGGCGAGTGTCTCCCGAAGGGTGGCCAGGCGGGTCTCGTTACCGACAGTAGCAGTGCTCACTGTTCCCCATTCGCGCGAAGTCGTGCTGGTAATGCCCTCCGGGCCTGGCGTGATCTCACCGTATAGAGAAGTCGAAAAGAATCAAGAGTTGACATGGAGTGAACTATGTGGCTACAGCAGGGAGTTGGGCCATGTCGGGGCAGCGGATGGCCGCTGCCGCCGAGGTCCCGCCCCCTCGCCCGTCACCGTCACGCGCATGCTGTGCGCACACGACGAACGGGCCGCCGCGGCCTCCGCGCCGTGGACGGCCCGTCAGGTGTTCGAGATCGTCCTGTGGCGGGTTTCCGGCGTATCCGGCCCCTGCCCCATTGGGGCCCGACCCTGGGCCCGTGGGCCCACGCCCGGGCAGGCGGGTCTCATTACGCTCGTATGTGACCGATCGTGAGCACACCGACCGCGGCGCCCGTCATGGGCGTCCGTCCGGCGCGCCCATACGCACGTTGATCTGCACCCTCCACCTGTATCCGTTCCCTGGGGTGATGTATCGATGAGTAACGGTTTCTTCTACTCGTACCACCTCGGCTGGAGCCGCCCGGACGCCGAGTCGCTCTTCGGTGATCTCGACGCTGCGGGGCTGCGGCTCAGCCACCCCGTCACGCGGCGGGTCACGCTCCTGTGCCCCGAACCCGATCCGCGGGGCACTCTCTCGTGGGTGACCAGGGAACAGCTCGTCCTCCTGGCCGGCCTGCAACGGATCGACACGGTCGACTTCCTGCTGTGGACGAACAGCGGAACCGACGTCCCGGCGCGCGTCCGGCGGATGAGGGACGGAGTCGTCGCGCTCGAATTCGGATTCGGGCGGCTGACGCGGGACGAGCAGGAGATGGCCGCGCGGGCGATCAGGGAGGCGATAGGGCGGGCATCCGTGCTGTGCATCGGCTTCGTCGTCGACCGCGAGGGCGCTTCCGCGGCGACCGACTGGAGCGATGTCGTCATCAACGGCACGACGTTCTTCGACAGTTGGCCGGACACGCTCGCCGTGCGCCATGAAATCGCCGCGACACAGCCCCAGTTGTCCGGAGTGGCGTCGTACGACCAGTCGCCGTGGATGCTGTTCGGGAGCGAGATCCCCAGCCGTTAGCCACCGGCACAGTGTGCTGGAGGGGCGCCGGCAGGTCAGAGCCACCCGCGCAGCGCCATGAACCCCAGCAGCAGCCCCACCGCGAACACCCCCGGCACCACGGCGAACACCACGGGCATCACCACCGGCCCCCACGCCCCCGGCCCCGCCACCGTGGCGTGCTTCGCCGGGTCCGCCGGGTCGTAACTGACCCGGACCGGCGCCCCGACCGCGAAGCCGAACGGGCCCGGGGCATGGTCGGTGAACTCGATCTCGCGGCCGTCGCGGGTACGGAACGCGAAGACGTACTCGGTGACGTAACTCCGCTCCGTGCCCGGCCCCCGGTCCACCGTCCGGCGGTCCGCGCACCGGCCCTCGGCGCGCTCGCCATGCCGGACCAGCCGCAGCACCCGGCTCAGCCGCAGCGCCGACCGGATGGCGAACGCGCCGAGGAGGAGGCCGAACAGGAGCAGGAACGTGGCCGTGCCACCGGGCAGGATCTGCATGAACGAGGGCCCCTGATCCGCTACTTGACCGTGATCGACTCGACGAACGCGTCGAGGTCCTGCCGGCTCAGCGAGCCCTTCACCGCATTGATCCGGACCAGGAACGGCACGTCCTTGGAGTCCATACCCGCCACCAGGACCCCGGTCATCCGGGTGCCTTGCGCCGGTGTCTGTTCCGTGCCGCTCGACGTGAACTCGTAATCGATCCTGCGTGCGCCGAGGGCACCGTCGTCGCCCGCGAGCTGCACCTGCGAGGTCTCCTTGCGGGTCGCCCCGAGCCCGATACCCGCGCCCGCTGCGGCCGCTGCCTCGTCGGCGTCGTCCACGCCCGAGGCGAAATCGAGCTGCACCGAGACCATGCCGGTGCGCAGCCCGCTCTCCTCCTTGAGCGCGACGGCGGCGTTGGCCTTGGCGCGGTCGGCCGCGGACTGCTCCTTGTAGCCCTTGTCCGCGGGGTAGCCGACGGAGAGGCTGCTGGTGTCGAGCCTGTCCCAGCCGTCCGGGAGCGCGGCGGCATCGTCGCCGCCGCAGCCGGTGAGCAGGGCGAGACCCATGACGGCGGCAGCAGCTGCGCCGATTGCCCGGGACATCTTCATCGTCGTCATCGCCTATCGCCTCGTCGTCGTGCGTGCTTGCCGCGCACCGTAGCTGTACCCCGGTATGTCGTGCGTGCTTGCCGCGCACCGGTAGCCGTACCCGGTGTACGGACTACTTCGCGCAGTAGCTGTACGGAAGGTACGAGCGCTTGTCGCCCTGCGGAGCCCCGAGGAACTGCGCGTCCGTCAGTGTCTCCTTCTTGTGCTCGTCCGAGAGGGAGAATCCCAGACTCATGCCGAGGGAGACCTCGAAGCCGAACTCCTGGGCGTCCGTCTCGCCGTTGTACTTCATGGTGCTCGACAGGCCGTCCTGGAACATCAGCTGGTCGAACGGGTCGGTTCCGGTGGGCTTCTGCTGCAGGGAGTGGTCGCCGAACAGGTACTCGAACGGGGCGGTGTTGTTGCCGGAGCCGTCCAGCCACTGCTCGGCCACGGCGCGCTTGTCCTCGGTGGCCTTGTCCGTGTCCTTGCCGAAGACGATCGAGTTCGTCCTGACCTCGATGCCGGTCCCGCCGGAGGAGTCGGTGCCGCTGACCTTGCCGCCGCGCTTGTCCTTGCCCTTCTCGCCGTTGTCGCCGCTGATGTCGCCCTTGTTCGATGTCGAGCCGTTCTCGACGGTCTGGGTCATGTCGATGCGGACGATCTTGCCGGTCTTCTGGTCGCGGGTGACGGTGACCGCCCCGGTCCGGCTGTCCTTCGCGGCGGCCGTGCCGCCGAGCGGGCCCACGGAACCGCTGACCTTGCCCTCCAGGTCGAGCTTGGCGGTGTACGTGTACGACTCGTTGCCGTTGACGTCGTCCTTGGTGATGGTCACCTCGGGGGAGAACTTGGCCTTGCCGCCGAGCTTGGCGCCGAGCTTTACCTCGTCGCCCGCGCTGATGGAGAGGCCGCCGTCCGCGTACGCGTTGAGGCCGATCGTCGAGTACGAGATCTTCTTGTCGCCGATCTTGTCCTCGACGTCCTTCTTCTTGTCGGCCCACTTCATCCCGGAGTACCAGCCGCCGCCATAGCCGCCGCTGTACTTGGTGGAGGCCTCCCACATCTTCATTTCCGCGATGTCGTCCCGCATCTTCTGGGCGTCCGCCTCGCTCTTGAAGACCCAGGTGTCACCGTTGGTGATCTTGATGCCGCCGCCGACGTCCACATCGGCCTTGCCCAGCTTGCCGAGCTTGACGCCGGGGGTGCTGGCGGTGACGCCGGCCGAAGCGGCGTCGGTGAACGTCATGTAGACCAGTTTGTCGTTCTCGTCGACCTTGCCGTCGTTGTTCACGTCCGTCCTGGCCTGGCTGACCTTCTGCTGGAAGCCGTACTCGTTGCCCCACTCGAACCAGCCGATCTTGACCTTGTCGCCGACGGTTTCGGAGATGCTGGAGACCTGGCACATCTTGGGCTCGTAGTCGGCGTCCGTCTTCGGCTTCGCGGTGGTGTCCCCGCCGCCGGTGGAGCAGCCGCCACTGCCGCCGCCCAGCGAGCCGATCGCACAGCGGATGCGTTCGCCGATCTGCCCGCCGACCCCCGCCATGGCCATCGCGCCGATCATCGTGACGACCAGGACGATCACCCCGAGGTACTCCGTGGCGGTGGCCCCGCCGTCCCGCCAGGAGTACGGGTGGTACGGCGCCGGGGCGGGCTCCTCGTCGCGGTCGTCCAGAAGCCGGTCGACGGCCAGCCCCGCGGCCGAACCGGTCACCAGCGTGACGACCGGCATCAACGTGCCCTCCAGGCCCACGAGATGCCAGGACACGGCGAATCCGTAGGCCAGCGCGGCCAGCGGGACACCCAGGGAGGCGAGCAGGGTCAGCGGCCGGGACTCGCGGCGTTCGTCGGGCAGGACGCGGGCCGAGGCCAGGACCGTGAGCACGGTCGTGATGACGTTCGGCACGTGCAGCAGGCCCAGGCGCCAGCCGAAGCTCGCCAGCCGCTCGTCGGTGGCGAGCATCTCGACGAGCCCGCGCGACACCAGATACCCGGCGGCGATGTAGACGAGGGCGCCGGCGGCCCAACTACGGGTCAGGGCGAAGAACACGCCACTGCCCGCGCCGGAACCACCCCCGCCGCCCGGTGGTATGCGGCCCGCGCTTCCGCTCTCCCAGCCCCCGCCAGCACTCACGTTTCTTCCTCTCCGACGCCTGCTCGACATGCCTGTGCCCGCAGTTACGCAATTCGGGTGTGGCGTGAGCGTACGGGTGTACGAGCCGGGTGACCTGGGCCCTTGGCCCCAAACCCGGGCCCAATGAGCGATGCCCTGCACCGCCCGCGGGGCGCGGGGGAGCAGGGCATCGGGGAAGGGACGCGGGGGGCCGGTCCGGGACGGTCAGTCCAGATCGTCCGCGAACGTTCCCGCGCGTTCGGCGACCTCCGGCTTCCGGGCCCGCAGCACGGCGAAGCCGACGAGGCCGACGACCAGCGCGCCCACGAACACGTACGGCAGCACATTCAGCGGCCAGGCCGGAGCCGGCCACAGGTTGCGGTAGAAGACGTAGATCATCGCGGCGGAGCCGATCAGACCCAGACCCCAGGTGATGAGGAGACCGCGGGCCCCGATCCGGCGTACGAACAGCGGCGCGGCCAGACACACCAGGGTGTAGCTGAGCATGTAGCCGAAGACGCCGACGGTGTCGATGTACGTCGTCGCGTTCAGCGGCGCGGTTCCGGCGCCGACGACGAACACCGCGGGGAGGGCGACGAACGGGGCGACGGCCCAGATGGCGGCGGAGGGGGTCCGGTGGCGGGGGTGGGCGACACCGAGCCGGGCCGGCATCACCCCTTCCTTCGCCATCCCGAAGAGCAGGCGGGCGGCGACGGTGATGCAGGCCATCACCACGGCCACGAACGAGGCGGCGAAACCGGCGTGCAGGAAGAACTTCAGGAAGCCGAGGCCGGACAGCTCCGCCAGTTCGTCCATCGGGTCGGAGCTCCTCGCCAGGGCGTCCGCCCCGCCGAACCCGGCGACCTGCGCGTACGTCGCGAACATATAGAGCACACCGGCCAGGACCGCACTGCCCATCACCGAACGGGGAATCGCCTTGTACGGGTCCGTGGCCTCGGCCCCGAGCGATGCGGCGCCCTCGAAACCGACGAAGCCGAGTACGCCCAGCACCACGGCGAACACGACACCGTCGAGGGTGGAGCCGCTGAGGCTCAACTGCTCGGTGTCGATGATGTTCCCGCTCTTGAAGAAGGCGGGGACCAGCACGACGACGATGAGGACGATCGACACGACCTCCAGCACGGAGGCGACGCGCGCCGCCGTCCGCACACTGGCGATCGTCAGCCGGATCGCGACGGCGGCCAGCAGCACATCGAGCAGGATCTGGCCGGGGATGCCGGTGAAGAGCCCGATGCCGACCTGGTCGAGTGCGCGCGCCGTGTAGTACCCGGCGCCCGCGAGCGAACCCGAACCGATGCACACCGCCCCGATGAGCAGGGCCCAGCCGGTCACGAACGAGCCGGGCGCCCCGAGCGAGAGCCGGGAGAAGGCGTACAGCGAACCGACCCCGGCCCGCCTGCGGGCGAAGACGCAGATGCAGTACGCGATCGCGAGGACGGCGGCCATGGCCAGGAAGAACGAGAACCAGGCGCCGTTGCCCGCGGACGCCGCCATGCTGGCGGGGGCGAACGCGATGACAGCGCTGGGGGCGACATTCGCGACGCTCTGCGCGCCGACCTCGAACGTGGAGACGGAGCGGTGGGCCAGCCCGTCGGCCGGCTTTCCGGGAGCGGCCTGCCTTCCGGCCGTGCTCATGCCCGGTCCGCCGTCATCAGCAGCTGACGCAGGGCGTGACCGGCGGCGAGGTCGGCCAGCGCGTCGCCCGCCTCGTCCAGCGGACGCCGTGCCGAGATCATCGATTCCACGTCGAGCTCACCCGACACCACGAGGTCCACCAGATCCGGAATGTCGCGGGCGGCGTCGACCGAGCCGTAGTTGGAACCGAGAATGCGCTGGTCGGCCTCGGCGAGCGCGAGCGGGTCGAAGCGCGCCGTGCGGCCGGTCGGCGGCAGACCGACGATGACGGCGGCGCCGCCCTGGCCGAGTGCCGCGATGGACTGCTCGGTGGTCTCGATCTTGCCGATGGCGTCGAACACGTAGTCCAGGCCCTCCGGGACCAGGGCCCGCAGCGCCTCGACGACATCGCCGTCCCGTGCGTCGATCGCGTCCGTCGCGCCGAGCCGACGGGCCAGCTCCAGTTTCTCGGGGACCACGTCGACGGCGACGATGCGGCCGGCCTTCGCGAGCCGGGCACCCTGCACGCAGGACAGGCCCACACCGCCGCAGCCGATAACAGCCACGGTGGCCCCGGCCTCGACCCCCGCCGTGTTGCGGACCGCGCCGACACCGGTGGCGATGGCGCAGCCGACGAGGGCGATCACATCGAGGGGCGCGTCCTTGCGTACCTTGATCGCGCCGGAGGCGGGAACCACGACGCGCTCGGCGAACGAGGAGACGCCCAGATAGTGGTGGGCCGGCTCGCCGTCGACGGAGAGCCGGCTGGTGCCGTCGTACAGCACCCCGCCGGGCGCCACGACCTCGGCGACCAGGCTGCACGCGGCCGGGCGCCCGGAGACACAGAAGCGGCAGGTGCCGCAGGACGGGACCCAGGACAGGACGACATGGTCGCCGGGTTCGAGACCGGTGACGCCCTCGCCGAGCGCGGTGACCACGCCCGAGCCCTCGTGTCCCATCACGACCGGGGTGGGGTGGTCCCACTCGCCGCGCAGGACATGCAGGTCGGAGTGGCAGACACCGGCCGCCGTGACGGCGACCTCGACCTCGCCGGGGCCGGGCGGGGCCAGGGTGACGTCGGTGACGGTCACCTCCTGCCCGGGGGAGCGGAAGACGACGCCGCGCACGGTGCGTGCGGTGCTCTCTTGGGAAGACGGGGAGCTCATCGGCTTACTCCTCGGTGGTGCGGGACGGGCAGGGGAGGGGAGGGCGGCACAGCGGTCCACCAGGACGCCTTGTTTAGCGTCATTAAACTTTCGTCAAAGTTTTACAGCACTAAACTCGATGGGTAAAGACCTTCCCGACCTGCATTTGTCCCCGGCCACTGACCGTGACCTCCTCGACAGGTAGCGTGTCCGCCATGCCCGAAGCCCCTGACAGCCCCATGTCCACGATCGGCCCGCGGCTGCGTGAGCTCCGCCGGGCACAGGGGCTGACGCTCGCTCAGATCGCTGAATCCGCAGGCGTGACCAAGGGATTCGTCAGCCTCGCCGAACGCGGCAAGACCTCGGTCTCCGTCCCGACCCTGATCCGTATCTGCGAGGCCCTGGGCACCGGCATCGCCGCTCTGTTCGACTATCCGGACCAGGGCGTCGTCAAGGGCGGCCTGGGCGCCAAGCTGGAGATGGGCGGGCACGGCATCGAGGAGTTCCTCCTCACCCCGGCCGAGGAGCGGCACGTCCAGGTCATGCGGACGATCCTGCGGCCCGGCGGCGGTTCGGGCGGCGCGTACAGCCTGGAGGCCGAGACCGTCTTCGCCTACCTGGTCAGGGGCACACTGCGGCTGAGCGTGGACGGCGAGCCCAGGCTCCTGGAGGCCGGGGACTCGACGACCTTCTCGGCCCGCGCCGCACACGCCTGGGACAACCCCGGTGAGGACGAGGCCGAGGTCCTCTGGTCGATCGCCCCCGCCCTGCCGCTCTCCCGCACCAAACTCCGCCCGTAGAGCCCGTCCGGCGCGCACGCCCCGGCCGGACGCCGCCGCCCGTCCGTGCGGTGGGGCGACCCGCCGCGGAGATAATCGTCAGCATGCCCGACCGTGATCCGGCCGCTCAGGCCATCGCTCCCGCACCGCAGCTCGCGCGGCAGCGCGCCCACCGAACGCAGCCGCGGCCTCCCGTCCGAGGCCGTTTCGCCGCGGCGCTCGCGGCGGCGGCACCGGCCCTCGGGGCGTACGCGGCCGTGCGCCTGATCGGTCTCGTCGTCCTCGCCGCCGCCGCGTCGAACGCCGACAAGAGCGCCCTCCACCTCCTCGGCGAGCGCTGGGACTCCGTCTGGTACCAGCGGATCGCCGAGAACGGCTACGGCTTCACCGCCACCCTCCCGAACGGCACCGTCCACCCCGACCTGGCCTTCTTCCCCTTGCTGCCCGCTCTGGAGCGCGGCGTCGCCGAGCTGACCCCGCTCTCCCTCGCGGGCGCCGGACTCCTGGTCGCCTGGGCCGCCGCACTCCTCGCCGCCTGGGGGATCTTCGCCGTCGGGGCGCATCTGTACGGCCGCCGGACCGGGGTGGTGCTGGCCGCGCTGTGGGGCGTGTACCCGACGGCGTTCGTCCAGTCGATGGCATACACCGAAACGCTGTTCACCGCGTTCGCCGCCTGGGCGCTGTACGCCGTACTGACCCGGCGCTGGATCGTGGCGGGCGCCCTGTGCGTCCTCGCCGGGCTGACCAGGCCCTCCGCCGCGGCGCTCATCGCCGCCCTCGCGATCACCGCCGCGGTCACGCTCGCAGGGGAGTACCGGGCCGGCCGGACGGACGGCATCGTGCGCCGCAACGCCCGGATGCTGATCGGTACCGCACTCGCGCCGCTGGGCTGGTTCGCGTACGTGGTGTTCGTCGCCGTACGGGAGGGCAGTCCGTCCGCGTACTTCGACGTCCAGGCACAGTGGGGCAACAGCATCGACGGAGGCGTGGCGCTCGCCTCGTTCATTCTCGGGCTGCCGCTGCCCGGCGCGCTCGGGCTGTGCGCGGCGCTGGCGGGCCTGGGGTGGGTGGTGTCCCTGTGCGTACGGCAGCGCCAGCCGCTCCCCGTACTCGCCTACTGCATCGCCGTCGTCGTCATCGCCCTGATCGGTTCGGGATACTTCGGGTCCAGGCCACGGCTGATGATGCCGGCCTTCCCGCTGCTCCTGCCGCCCGCCGTCGCGCTGCTGCGGCTGCGCACCACGGCCCGCACGGTGACGGTCGTCGCCGTGCTCGCGATGGCCTCGGCGGCCTACGGGGCGTGGACGCTGCTCGGCTCCGGCCCGCCGTAAGTGCGAATTCCGGCCGCCCGGCGCCCTCAGTCCCGGTCCTCCTGCGTCTGGACGATCCGCACCCGCGCCCCCGGCCGCAGCCCCCACTTCTCCATCGCCCCGGCCTCCGACTCGATCACATGACGGGCCCGCAGGCGGGGCAACCCGAGCCGGCCCGGCTTCATCGTGCGGACGGCGAGCACGTTGAACTTCCGGTCCACATAAGCCACATCGATGGTGAACCGCATCCGGAAGGTGTGCACACTCCCGCACGGGGTGATCAGCAGGGCGCCGTCGATCCCGTCCTGACCGAGCAGCCCGCGGCTCCTGGCCCGGTACGTGGCCGCGATCCGCAGCGGTATCTCCGGCTCCTGCCCTCCCTGCGGATCGGTGACCGTCAACGTCCCATTCCCATTGCGCCATTGAGCCATGGCCCAGACGGTAGCGCCCGGTGAAGGCCGCTGGGTCCGAAACGTTCCGCAGTGGGCCCCAGGACCCATGACCCCGTACCCGGGGCACGTCTAGGGTCGGCTCCGTGTACGCCATGCTGACAGTGCTCGCCGCACTCTGGGGCGCAGCGGCCGGACTGCTGGTCCCGCGCGCCGCCTACCGGTTCTCCGTCGAACCGGAGGACGACTGGCGGGACACCTGCCCGGCGGGCCACGCCCTGACCGGGGCCGCCCGCGGCTGGCTCGGCTCCACCCGATGCGCCGGGTGCGCGGCGGCGGTGCCGGTACGCGTCCCCGCGGGCGACGAGCCGGGAGGCCGGAGCGAGGCCGGTGAAGCCACCGCCCGGCCCGCGGCGCGGTACGCCCCCGGCGTCCTCGCCCCTGTCGTCACCGCCCTCGCCTGCGCCGCCCTCGCAGCGGCCACCGGTCTGCGCCCCGAACTCGCGGTGTGGCTGCTGCTGGCTCCCGTGGGCGTACTCCTCGCGACGATCGACCGCCGCGTCCACCGCCTGCCGGACCGGCTGACCCTGCCCGCCGCCGCGGCGGGCGTCGTGCTCCTGGGCGTCGTGGCGCTGCTCCCGGAGCACGGCGGATCCTGGCTGTCCGCCCTGCTCGGCGGAGCGGCCCTGGGCGCCTTCTACTGCCTGCTCTTCCTCATCAACCCAGGCGGAATGGGCTTCGGAGACGTCAAGCTCGCCCTGTCGCTGGGTGTGGCCCTCGGCTGGTACGGCTGGGCCGTGGTGTTCGCCGGAGGGTTCGCCGGGTTCCTGCTCGGTGCGGTGTACGGGTTCGGGCTGATGGTCCTGAAACGGGCCGGGCGCAAGACCGGCATCCCGTTCGGCCCGTTCATGATCACGGGTGCGTTGCTGGGCATACTGCTCGGCGGCCTGTCCGCCTGACCGGCCCCCGCCAGGAGAACGGGGCCCGCCCGACGACCACCCGAGAAACGGGCCCGCCCGGCCGTCGCCCGTATTGAGGTCGCGCGGGCCACCGCCCCGCTGACACCCTGTCCGTATGTCCGCAACACCCGCCGAAGCGGCAGAACACGCACGATTCGACGCCCTCGTCGAGGAGGCCGCCACCGTCTCCGTCGACGGCTGGGACTTCTCCTGGCTCGACGGCCGGGCCACCGAACAGCGCCCGTCCTGGGGCTAT
This region includes:
- a CDS encoding LLM class flavin-dependent oxidoreductase: MPAQRREQMVMGAYVSYGTGHHAASWRHPSTDTTATRNIDHYAALTRLAEQHLFDVMFLSDAPAVFNDDQAGFGGRVTSFEPITLMSALAMASEHIGLVVTSSTTYKEPYNVAREYASLDIISGGRAAWNLVTTSKLAAAGNLGLPAHPEHADRYRRAEEFVDIVRALWDTWEDDAFPADKSSGIYYDVTKRHALHHRGEFFSLDAELNVPRPPQGHPVIVQAGSSDTGRELAARTAELVFTAQSDLESAVAFAKDLDLRAARHPRLNPGLIVLPGLTTYAGRTHAEAREKVEELQSLIRPEFGLSMLSDLVGGYDLTGCDIEGPLPRLPPSNANTSRRALIERLAYDSGLNVRQLYERMTTSRGHLTLVGSYDEVADDMVRWFESGAVDGFNIMPPLLPLGLADFSEHILPRLQRKGVFKTGYRDGTLRQKLGLRRPENQHRTTRHG
- a CDS encoding helix-turn-helix domain-containing protein — translated: MPEAPDSPMSTIGPRLRELRRAQGLTLAQIAESAGVTKGFVSLAERGKTSVSVPTLIRICEALGTGIAALFDYPDQGVVKGGLGAKLEMGGHGIEEFLLTPAEERHVQVMRTILRPGGGSGGAYSLEAETVFAYLVRGTLRLSVDGEPRLLEAGDSTTFSARAAHAWDNPGEDEAEVLWSIAPALPLSRTKLRP
- the aepX gene encoding phosphoenolpyruvate mutase, encoding MSTATVGNETRLATLRETLAEDGVVRIFEVHSPLSAIVAEHARGKGAEQRAFHGFWSSSLTDSALRGLPDTELLDLHLRLSWIDQIFAVTSLPLVMDGDTGGKTDHFEHAVRAMERHGVSAVVIEDKSGDKRNSLLDGENLHTMAPVDDFCDKIRRGKASQLTSHFMIIARLEGLITGLPRQEILDRAAAYVAAGADGLVIHSRDADETMVLDLARELRARHPKTPLIAIPTAYPTVTEEELHAAGFNLIIYANHMLRAATQAMEEVSHRILDNSRALEAEELCIATSKLLTMPDDKRPIVRAPRV
- a CDS encoding DUF3592 domain-containing protein is translated as MQILPGGTATFLLLFGLLLGAFAIRSALRLSRVLRLVRHGERAEGRCADRRTVDRGPGTERSYVTEYVFAFRTRDGREIEFTDHAPGPFGFAVGAPVRVSYDPADPAKHATVAGPGAWGPVVMPVVFAVVPGVFAVGLLLGFMALRGWL
- a CDS encoding APC family permease, with translation MSTAGRQAAPGKPADGLAHRSVSTFEVGAQSVANVAPSAVIAFAPASMAASAGNGAWFSFFLAMAAVLAIAYCICVFARRRAGVGSLYAFSRLSLGAPGSFVTGWALLIGAVCIGSGSLAGAGYYTARALDQVGIGLFTGIPGQILLDVLLAAVAIRLTIASVRTAARVASVLEVVSIVLIVVVLVPAFFKSGNIIDTEQLSLSGSTLDGVVFAVVLGVLGFVGFEGAASLGAEATDPYKAIPRSVMGSAVLAGVLYMFATYAQVAGFGGADALARSSDPMDELAELSGLGFLKFFLHAGFAASFVAVVMACITVAARLLFGMAKEGVMPARLGVAHPRHRTPSAAIWAVAPFVALPAVFVVGAGTAPLNATTYIDTVGVFGYMLSYTLVCLAAPLFVRRIGARGLLITWGLGLIGSAAMIYVFYRNLWPAPAWPLNVLPYVFVGALVVGLVGFAVLRARKPEVAERAGTFADDLD
- a CDS encoding DUF192 domain-containing protein, with the translated sequence MAQWRNGNGTLTVTDPQGGQEPEIPLRIAATYRARSRGLLGQDGIDGALLITPCGSVHTFRMRFTIDVAYVDRKFNVLAVRTMKPGRLGLPRLRARHVIESEAGAMEKWGLRPGARVRIVQTQEDRD
- a CDS encoding prepilin peptidase translates to MLTVLAALWGAAAGLLVPRAAYRFSVEPEDDWRDTCPAGHALTGAARGWLGSTRCAGCAAAVPVRVPAGDEPGGRSEAGEATARPAARYAPGVLAPVVTALACAALAAATGLRPELAVWLLLAPVGVLLATIDRRVHRLPDRLTLPAAAAGVVLLGVVALLPEHGGSWLSALLGGAALGAFYCLLFLINPGGMGFGDVKLALSLGVALGWYGWAVVFAGGFAGFLLGAVYGFGLMVLKRAGRKTGIPFGPFMITGALLGILLGGLSA
- a CDS encoding Zn-dependent alcohol dehydrogenase, whose protein sequence is MSSPSSQESTARTVRGVVFRSPGQEVTVTDVTLAPPGPGEVEVAVTAAGVCHSDLHVLRGEWDHPTPVVMGHEGSGVVTALGEGVTGLEPGDHVVLSWVPSCGTCRFCVSGRPAACSLVAEVVAPGGVLYDGTSRLSVDGEPAHHYLGVSSFAERVVVPASGAIKVRKDAPLDVIALVGCAIATGVGAVRNTAGVEAGATVAVIGCGGVGLSCVQGARLAKAGRIVAVDVVPEKLELARRLGATDAIDARDGDVVEALRALVPEGLDYVFDAIGKIETTEQSIAALGQGGAAVIVGLPPTGRTARFDPLALAEADQRILGSNYGSVDAARDIPDLVDLVVSGELDVESMISARRPLDEAGDALADLAAGHALRQLLMTADRA